A DNA window from Actinokineospora baliensis contains the following coding sequences:
- the mnmA gene encoding tRNA 2-thiouridine(34) synthase MnmA: protein MRVLAAMSGGVDSAVAAARAVEAGHDVVGVHLALSAKPGTLRTGSRGCCTIEDAHDARRVADLLGIPFYVWDFAERFTEDVVEDFVAEYAAGRTPNPCLKCNERIKFEALLDKAIALGFDAVCTGHYARLATVDGHPELRRAADLDKDQSYVLATLTPHQLAHAMFPLGGSVKSAVRAEATERGLAVAEKPDSYDICFIPDGDTRAFLTGKLGARPGTLVDDETGAVLGVHAGVHGFTVGQRHGLGIDAPAPDGRPRYVLSLEPVQGTVRVGPAERLAVREIIGASPLWPTGSPLAGAVDCVAQIRAHGGSTTATASVVDGELVVRPEGGVRGVAPGQAVVLYRPDPGGDVVLASATISRTR from the coding sequence ATGCGGGTACTGGCGGCGATGAGCGGCGGGGTCGACTCCGCGGTGGCCGCGGCGCGCGCGGTCGAGGCGGGCCACGACGTGGTCGGGGTGCACCTGGCGCTCTCGGCCAAGCCGGGCACGCTGCGCACCGGGTCGCGCGGTTGCTGCACCATCGAGGACGCCCACGACGCCCGCCGGGTGGCCGACCTGCTGGGCATCCCGTTCTACGTCTGGGACTTCGCCGAGCGGTTCACCGAGGACGTCGTCGAGGACTTCGTCGCCGAGTACGCCGCGGGCCGCACGCCCAACCCGTGCCTCAAGTGCAACGAGCGGATCAAGTTCGAGGCGCTGCTGGACAAGGCGATCGCGCTGGGCTTCGACGCGGTCTGCACCGGCCACTACGCCAGGCTGGCCACCGTCGACGGCCACCCGGAGTTGCGCCGCGCCGCCGACCTGGACAAGGACCAGTCCTACGTGCTGGCCACCTTGACCCCGCACCAGCTCGCGCACGCGATGTTCCCGCTGGGCGGGTCGGTCAAGTCCGCGGTGCGCGCCGAGGCCACCGAGCGCGGCCTGGCCGTGGCCGAGAAGCCCGACAGCTACGACATCTGCTTCATCCCCGACGGCGACACCCGCGCCTTCCTCACCGGCAAGCTCGGCGCGAGGCCCGGCACCCTGGTCGACGACGAGACCGGCGCGGTGCTCGGCGTGCACGCCGGTGTGCACGGGTTCACCGTCGGGCAGCGCCACGGCCTGGGCATCGACGCCCCGGCGCCGGACGGGCGGCCGCGCTACGTGCTCTCGCTCGAGCCGGTCCAGGGCACCGTCCGGGTGGGCCCGGCCGAGCGGCTCGCCGTGCGCGAGATCATCGGTGCCAGCCCGCTGTGGCCGACCGGCTCGCCGCTGGCGGGCGCGGTCGACTGCGTCGCGCAGATCCGCGCGCACGGCGGCAGCACCACCGCCACGGCGTCCGTTGTGGACGGTGAGCTGGTCGTGCGCCCCGAGGGGGGTGTGCGCGGCGTCGCGCCGGGACAGGCCGTTGTCCTCTACCGCCCCGACCCGGGCGGGGATGTGGTGCTGGCCAGCGCCACCATTTCCAGGACCCGCTAG
- a CDS encoding S8 family serine peptidase has product MTNDFGVGYSMADVSANGEQGHETTNPVPTDLARFPQVIGLTADVLVRHRARVLNPSTAVPGERGRRPDSTAYRSNTLLMPLSVARDAKVIARFNKVLTKLGVELSVQLPTTARWRKALDTFDRGVAVPVLLQVREDAVIEAAPDPWTVLTALRRACPPELTKGVGLEHLALAASVGVHGAAYGSGAPFGNGVPFGNGVPFGNGVPFGNGVPFGNGVPFGNGVGGGAIALGNGARNAVRLFLPKPSRRQPADLVPGRRPVVAVLDTGIGEHPWLTTEAPDPVVEVSEEFQGLLADLETTLTDQSGGALPSLASPNDERDVLQPLLGITDSHSGHGTFVTGLIFQNCPDTRVLSLRVLHTDGITTDGSVLLALEWLRERVSSALENNRPQDLVDVVSISLGFYPEHTDQNTGLQLAEAVRKLTELGVVVVAAAGNDATTRPFIPAAMALNADGSNTGNPLLIAVGALNPSGKSVAAFSNEGAWVTRWAPGNAVVSTVPLWQGAEGPDLTTTGPGPLPRATLDPDDLTSGFAVWAGTSFAAPVVAGMIAKRLTELTDAVTTEDRVQRATKARDLADADLAELGWRS; this is encoded by the coding sequence GTGACCAACGACTTCGGGGTGGGGTATTCGATGGCGGATGTGAGCGCCAACGGGGAGCAAGGGCACGAGACGACCAATCCGGTGCCGACGGACCTGGCGCGGTTCCCGCAGGTGATCGGACTGACCGCGGACGTGCTCGTCCGCCACCGGGCCAGGGTGCTGAACCCGTCCACAGCGGTACCCGGCGAGCGCGGCAGGCGCCCGGACTCCACCGCCTACCGGTCCAACACCCTGCTCATGCCGCTGTCGGTGGCCAGGGACGCCAAGGTGATCGCCCGGTTCAACAAGGTACTGACCAAGCTCGGCGTGGAGCTCTCCGTCCAGTTGCCCACCACCGCGCGCTGGCGCAAGGCACTGGACACCTTCGACAGGGGCGTCGCCGTCCCGGTCCTGCTGCAGGTCCGCGAGGACGCGGTCATCGAGGCCGCGCCGGACCCGTGGACGGTCCTGACCGCACTGCGCCGCGCGTGCCCGCCCGAGCTCACCAAGGGCGTCGGCCTGGAGCACCTCGCGCTGGCCGCTTCGGTCGGCGTGCACGGCGCCGCCTACGGTTCCGGTGCTCCGTTCGGAAACGGTGTGCCCTTCGGCAATGGCGTCCCGTTCGGCAACGGGGTGCCCTTCGGCAACGGCGTGCCGTTCGGCAACGGGGTCCCGTTCGGCAACGGCGTCGGCGGCGGCGCGATCGCGCTGGGCAACGGTGCCCGCAACGCGGTGCGGTTGTTCCTGCCGAAGCCGAGCAGGCGCCAGCCCGCCGACCTGGTGCCCGGCCGCCGCCCGGTCGTCGCGGTGCTCGACACCGGCATCGGCGAGCACCCGTGGTTGACCACCGAGGCGCCGGACCCGGTGGTCGAGGTGTCCGAGGAGTTCCAGGGCCTGCTGGCCGACCTGGAGACCACGCTGACCGACCAGAGCGGTGGCGCGCTGCCCTCGCTGGCCTCGCCCAACGACGAGCGCGACGTGCTGCAGCCGCTGCTGGGCATCACCGACTCGCACTCCGGGCACGGCACCTTCGTCACCGGGCTGATCTTCCAGAACTGCCCGGACACCCGGGTGCTGTCGCTGCGCGTGCTGCACACCGACGGCATCACCACCGACGGCTCGGTGCTGCTGGCGCTGGAGTGGCTGCGCGAGCGGGTGTCCTCGGCGCTGGAGAACAACCGGCCGCAGGACCTCGTCGACGTCGTGTCGATCTCGCTGGGCTTCTACCCGGAGCACACCGACCAGAACACCGGGCTGCAGTTGGCCGAGGCGGTGCGCAAGCTGACCGAGCTCGGCGTCGTCGTGGTCGCCGCCGCGGGCAACGACGCCACCACCCGCCCGTTCATCCCGGCCGCGATGGCGCTCAACGCCGACGGTTCCAACACCGGCAACCCGCTGCTGATCGCGGTGGGTGCGCTCAACCCGTCCGGCAAGTCGGTCGCCGCGTTCAGCAACGAGGGCGCCTGGGTGACCCGGTGGGCCCCCGGCAACGCCGTGGTCAGCACCGTCCCGCTGTGGCAGGGCGCCGAGGGCCCGGACCTGACGACGACCGGCCCCGGCCCGCTGCCCCGCGCCACCCTCGACCCCGACGACCTCACCAGCGGGTTCGCCGTGTGGGCCGGGACTTCCTTCGCCGCCCCAGTGGTGGCGGGCATGATCGCCAAGCGGCTCACCGAGCTGACCGACGCGGTGACCACCGAGGACCGCGTGCAGCGCGCCACCAAGGCCCGCGACCTCGCCGACGCCGACCTCGCCGAACTCGGCTGGCGCAGCTGA